In Nicotiana tabacum cultivar K326 chromosome 10, ASM71507v2, whole genome shotgun sequence, the DNA window atctaagctcttgaaggaatcgcttgtgccatatcatctccttgtcagtttctgtagcggcaatgtactctgcttcagttgttgaaagtgcaacgcacttctgcaacttagactaccatgatatagctccccctgaaaatgtaaacaaatatccagtagtggattttctgttgtcaatgtcacccgccatatcagcatctgtatagcccttcaagattggatcagatcctccaaagcacaaacaatctcccgtggtacctctcaggtacctgagtatccacttgactgcttcccaatgttcctttccaggattttcaagaaacctgctgacaacaccaactgcgtgagcaatatcaggtctagtacataccattgcatacattaagcttccgactgctgaagaataaggaactttagccatgATCCttttctcctccactgttgtaggacacatcttcttactcaactttagatgaccagcaagaggtgtgTTGACtagcttagcattcttcatgttgaagcgttctaggaaacacgttcaatgtacttctcctgagatagccacaactttctacttgttctctctcgaactatcttcatccctagaatttgttgtgctgggcccaagtccttcatatcaaatgacttggacagatctccttttaactttgctatcaaccccttgtcttttcctacaattaacatgtcatccacatacaacaacaatataataaagttattctcagaaaatcttttgaagtatacacatggatcagaataggtctttaggtatgtttgacttttcatgaatgagtcaaacttcatgtaccactgccttggtgcttgcttcaatccataaagactcttattcaatttgcacaccatgtgtttctttccaactacttcaaatccttctagctgctccatataaatctcatCTTCCAAATCTctatgaagaaatgcagttttcacatccaactgctccacttcaagatctaggctagctgctaagctcaaaattgttcgaatagaagtcattttgacaacaggtgagaaaatttcatcaaaatcaatacctttcttttgttcgaagcctttaaccaccaatcgagctttatatctgaccagcttgccatttccatctttcttgagtttaaagacccatttgcatttgagtggtcttttaccctttggaagttcaaccagcttgtatgtgccatttttctgtagagattccatctctttttgcatagctttcatccactggttcttttctggatgggacaacacctccttaagactttctagctccccctcatcactgatgaggacatactctgtggaagggtacctgcatgactctacccttggcctctctgatctcctcagaggttgaggttgttcttcttcctgagtggggtgcttcacttcctcgacaccttcattaagttgctccccttgctcaataacctcaccaggttgctccacctgctcggcaacctcgtcggttgtactttctgcacttgtgggattgttagaagtagaaggaatagtaacaaagttaggaattataccattcttcgccttttctaacatatcagcagcagttccaacttcactttttcggaagactacatctctgcttctgatgaccttcttctttacaggatcccacagtctgtacccgaactcttcatctccatatccgataaatatgcagggaacagatttatcatccagctttgttctctgctcttttggtacatgtgcaaaagctctgcaaccgaacaccttcagatgcgagtaagacacctccttgttggtccaaactctctctgggatttcaaacgccaacggaactgatggactcctattgatcaggtaacaggcagtctgaactgcttcaccccagaatgacttaggcaatttagccattctgagcatgcttctcaccttctccacaatggtgcggttcatcctctcggctacaccattgtgttgtggggttccaggaactttcttttcatgtctgatcccatgacttgaacaatactcttcaaattcccttgaagtgtactcacatccattgtcacttcggagacgctttagctttcgacccgtctccctttctactagagcatgaaacttctggaaaacttgaaacacctgatctttggttttcaaaatataaacccataattttcgtgaagcatcatcaataaaagtaacaaaatatttgttaccgcccattgattcaatttccattgggccgcaaacatcagaatatactaaatcaagtatattcaattttctttcagacgatgtctgaaatgagactctatgctgcttaccaaataaacagtagtcacaaggttttaccgttgtacctttggcataagaaatgagtgatttcttggcaagaatctgcaatcccttctcgctcatatgacccattcttttgtgccacaaatctacagaaatctcatcttgtgccgcgttcaattcaccttggcatatttctgcatttgtcctgtacaacgtgccacgagcaactccctttgcaatcaccaatgatcccttagtgagtctccacttttgatttgcaaaataactctcgtatccatctcggtctaaagcaattcccgagatcaagttcatccgtaaatcaggtacatgccgcacatcctttagaaccaatgtgcatccgacatttatcttgatacaaatgtcaccaatccccgcaatctttgagtaacttgtgttacccattttcactgtgccgtaatcacctgctacatatctgcaaaaaagatctcttaccggtgtggcatggtgagatgtcgttgtgtcaaccacccattccgactctggacctaacaggtgcatgcattcctcttcctcatttataaagaggacaacattatcattattttgcaccatggcggctgtgttgtcgtcattcttctggccactgatttcacctttgcccttccttggatttgggcaatctcttttgaagtgacctggttgattacagttgtagcaatttctgactcttgatttggatcggttctttgacttcccacgagctccggatctaccatagttgttcgaactcctttgataactcctgcctctaccttctgtgatgagagtctgtccttgattttcaggcttctttctcatcttctcattgagtagaagagccgatgtgacatctttcaactcaatagtagtcttaccgtgcaggatggttgttgccaaattatcgtacgaagatggcaacgagttcaatagcaagatggctttatcttcttcctcgattttcactccgaggttggcaagctgtgtgattagtccgttaaacacatttaaatgtgacaaaaaattcgtatcttcactcatgtgtagggcgtataactgcttcttcaggtacaatttatttgtcagcgttttggacatgtataggctttccaaccttgtccaaattccacgtgcagtgccttcatcaatgatgttatttaccacatcatctgataagtgcaacctaattgcactagcagctctttcatccaagtcagcccaatcctcagctttcatggtatctggctttttggaatcaacatatagaaccttgtgtaatccttgttggatgagcagatctctcatccttctttgccatgttgagaaaccgttatctccgttgaattttgctacctcgtactttactccggacatttttatttttcaccaagtatagtactaccgacagtgaatagtatttcagtgaacgagcagaacctgtgctctgataccagttgttgggaataaaccccttaccaaaataatattcacggtaataaagtggaataataatgtagcaccgagatacggtaattaacaagaataaaatagtaacaatgacaccaagatttttacgtggaaaacccttctgaataagggaaaaaaccacgaccctgagaggagcaactgatatcactatagtaaggaattttacactttgtaggtcggagataaatactccaaagaccactacaacactcaaaagaaataactctcttttgatattcccacctcactacaatatcgctcactctctattttcctcacagattattttcttataccttgtctgtgaaacctcactctttctttctctctttgttggtgtgaagaaatgagagttgaagctctccttttatagccaaagcttcaccctctaaagcctacaatatttgacaatttacacacacttttcacaattcaacaaagttggctaccaaaccaaagaaattcaacaaggttggctaccaaaccaaactaattcaacaaggttggctaccaaccaaaccaagtcaacaaggttggctaccaaaccaaagaaaactcttattaggcacatgcctaatacttcttcaatgagatggacatcatcaggTTTCCCCTTTatatattcatggtttcaatGTCTACCACAGGAATCGTTTGATATTGGTGAGTTGCTCTATCCAATGTTTTGATTTTGTAAATGGTACTTTGACTCATCTAGCACCTTCAGAAATTTCCCCACTTCTCCAGAAGCCACTTCGCGCTTTTAAAAGACACATAGCTTTTGAGGTTTACTCTAGGACCTGATAATGACTGAAATTGATATGCATAAAACGATAAAATAGTAAATATTCCACCTGTCTTACTACAAAATTGTTTTGCATAGTGATAAACGAGATATCCATACCTTCAGAGTCTATTAGGACCCAAATAatttaatgaaaaagaaaaaggaaaaaaggaagagAAGGAAAATGAATGAGATGAGATAGTTTCGTAATTTGAACCTAATTGATATGGAGGATAGAGGGAAAAGGATTTCTAATGGGAAACTGTTTGCTGTGGGTCTGAAACAATGTTTCAGTATTAGTTCCATTACGCTTTTAGTTATGCATTCCTCCATATACCTACTTCCCTTAAACATATCTTTTGTAAGCCTTCTCAATTTTTCCTTCCATCTCTCTTATCTTTGTGAACTGACGCTAAATATATATTCTGCATTTAACCTGGTCTTCGGACAAGTATACACTTTTTTGCACTGTGTTTATATCCTTTTGCTTAATTATCTTCTGCAATGGAGTAACAGATTTTACTGTAAATGATATCTTGAGCCTATGTCTTGTCTTAAAAAAGTCCATTCGTTTCTTTGCAGCCATTTTGGAATGTGGCAGGCTCTTCTACCGCTAGAAGCAGAGGGGTTCTAGGTAAGGAGCCTATGAAGCATTTCTTCTCTACTTGTGGGGCTTTATCTTTTGGTCCACTACTAGCTGGAAAAGGCTCTAACTAATTTTCCTGCCTTTTTAGGTGTTCTAGAAACAAACTTTATTCAGCCAACTCATAATAAACAGGACTTCGAGAAAACACCCCTCTTTCAAAAGCTCGAGAACCGATTAAAGGAGATGACATGGGAGTACTGGTAGGCTATTACTTGAAGAACTCTACGCCTACAAACTGCTGTTTAGCACTGAGTTGTATCGCTCCTATTCCTGGGCAACTAGTTTATCTAACTTCTCCACATGGATTACACACCAATAAACTGCTGCTTAGAAAATGAGCTGAATCCCAACTGTCTTGGACGGCCATTTTACATTCTATGCATGTATTTCTGTCTTAAGCAAGGAAATGAGAACTGTCTATTTAGCTTCTCAAATTGATTGCTATTGTTTATCATTCTGGATGCCCTTTTTGCTTGTTCTTTGTGTGATTCTTGTTAATTGAATGTTTATTTGTTGATTGATTGGTTttatgtatttatgatttgattTTGACAGGGATTATCACTGTGGACTAATTGGTTATCATGCAACTAAAAGGCTTTATAAACCTTCTCAGGTTTCATCAGAATCTAGACAGAAACATGGTACGTATTACCCCATTCCGTTGAGCAAAATGTCCTCTGCTGTTGCTGGTGCCAAAGTTTTCTGTACTGGGAAACCTTCCTTCCCAAATAACACAGAAGATGTTGACGGACCAAAAACAAATAGAGTCTGTTGTCATTATGTGCATATTTCGGTGGGGTTTGGATGATTCCTCATTTCAAGgaggattttgtagcaatttGTGAAACGAACAGAAGTTGGTGGAATCATCAAAGAATGTGATATGatagtatgtacctggatatgTGTTCTTGTCAGTAACTTGCCACGGGAGTTGAATCTCTTAACTTGCAAACAACGTATCAAACAAAAGCACAGCTAACACGTGATACAGTTTGAAAATATTGTTTATTGTGCCCTAATCTTCTCTAATTTTTAGTGCTCCTGGCACATAATAGATATACCAAATACATCCACAATAGGAAGATCTGCAAGTTGAAATTAATGGTGTCTAACTTCTGAATGATGGCTTAAAAACAGTAGTATTGTAATATATCCCATCAGACATTATTTAGTATTTGATCAAATTAGGGGGACACGGAGATATAGAAGAATGTATCATAATTCATATTAGATGTATTGTTTGGGAACTTGTTGCTGTCTCCCGTCTTGCATGTGTTCGCAGATTGCATTTTCATATACTTTTATCCACTGGACATACAGTATTAATGCATAAATTTCTCTTTGATCCCTCGAGGTTGTTCAACTTTCATTTCACCTCTATTTGCTATCAGAATAGGTCTTACCCTTGGCCTTTAACAACCCGATGAGTTTGCGCTATACATTCCCGTACTACCCGTAAGCACCTTTTGTCACTAGTACCTCTCATACAATCTTTTGTGATTTACAGCAACCACGAAAAGGAAAGACCATGATCATTCAATAGAACCTGAAATTCTGAAACTAAAGGCGGGATTAAGGGTCAATCTAACTGGTCCCGAGTCCATTCAAAATCCGGTTTGTGTCTACGAACTTTCCTCCACTTATTTTGACTTCAATAATTGACTGTGAAAGTTAGCATTATGTTTTTCCATTTTGTCCATGCATTTGAGGTCATgctcttcttttctttatgtttaacTGAACATAGCCTGCCAGCACTACCACAAGTCACTTGGAAGATCAAGAGATGGTCCTCCTCCTTAAAGAGAACAAAAGGCTCAACGCACGGTAAGTTCAAAATGAGTCACTTGACTTCTTTTTTATCCTAATTATTCCCACCATGACGGTATTTGCTTGGATGCGGAGTTTAAGGAAGAATGAAAAACTTTTGACACAAGATAAATAACATACTAAAACTACCTTAGGATCATGTGATCTTCTACTTGTTATTTCATCCCTATAAGAGCATGTTATTAAgagaaaatgagaattttaaaataaaagagttaacaaaaataaaaaggtgTCGATCTTTTTGGAACAGAACAAAAAAGAACAATATCAGATAAATAGAATGGAAGTAGTGTGATAAATTCCAAATTCCAAATTCCAATTGCACCCGTACTTTTGGGCAAGTACAATTCAGAAAGATAAATATACTTAGCTCATAACTGCCAGCACTTTGCGTTCTTCCTTGTAAACATTATGTTCATGATAACCAGCAGTTTTGCATTCTCCCTTCTCGTATACATCGTGGAGTTGTTACTTGTAACATACTAGTCTTTTCAGATGCTCTTTTCTAAAGTTCCCTTTTATGTGCTTTTTCTGTCCTTCAGATGCTCTGAATATGAGAAGATGGATGAGGAACTTAATGCTAAGGTAATCCTAATAGAATTTGCTTTAGCTGTTGTGTTTTGATGTTCCAGTTGAACGGTGGCATCTAGTTTCAAGTTTTTGCTCTAGTATATTATGAAAGATCTTGAGAACCATGTATTGTTTATGCAACCTATGTAGGTAACTTTGCTAAGGAAGGAACTGAAGGAAGCCCAGCGCGAGTACGGTCGGTTGCTTATTGAATCAGGATCCCTGGAGTACCCCAAGATGGAAAGTACTGTTACTCTATAGATAATACTTGTTATAGTGCtcgtatgtatatatatttgtaaactttaagaaaTCCCTTGCTCAACTTCTATCTGCTTGTAAGAATAGGGAGCTAACTTGTTATAGTACTTGTATGTACATATTTTCTGTAAACTATAAATTTTTGGTTAAGAAATCCGATGTAGCGTCTGCTGAAATTAGCAGGTTCTTCTTCTGTCTATGCACATTTGCTTGTCCCTTCCATATAGGGGCGGATACAGGTGGAAGGGAGTGGGGTTCACGTGCACTCGTACTCCCCTTCCTAAATTACTATAGTAATGCTATCTCTTTAAAACTACATAAAATATGTGCACCCAAGATAAAAAAAATCTATGGTATAATGATTACTGTGTGTACCTCTACAAGGCTAGGAGTTCAAATCCATGTTGATCTTGTtgccttttcctttctttttctagaATTAGATCCACCTATGAGAGACGGGCGTATGTGGCGTCTCCTCTTGCGTTTTAATTaagtgttttttttcttttggtttattCTTGCAAAATTCCCAAGTCTCAAACATTGAAATCCCTATCCTACTTTTGTCACCAAAAAACCAAATGTTTGAGTCTAAActagtggaggtggagtacgatggttCCGTTATACAACAACAAGGGGGTATCCGAAACTGCATCAACTATAGGGCATCAAACTGTTAAGCCACACTATGTAAGTCTGGGAGAGTGGTGAATATGAGGGTGAGGAGGGGTGTCGATTGTCGAGAACTAGTTCAGATTTATGTCGGGGGGAATCAGCTAGTGAAGCCATTTATACTGTAAGGAGATTGGTGGAACATTATAGGGAAAGAAAGAGGGTCTTATATATGGTGTTCATTGATCTAGAAAAAGCATACACAAAGTTCCAAGGGAGATTTTATGGGATGTTTGGAGGATATAAGGGTACCcatacattagggcgattaaggacatgtttAATAGAGCCAAGACCTGTGTAAGGTAGTGGGAGGAGACTTGGGAGATTTTCCTGTCAAGATGGGGTTGCACTAGGGATCAGCTCTTGCCCCCTTTTTTATTCGCCTTGGTGATAGATGTATTGGTGTGACActtccaaggggaggtgccatgatGTCTGTTATTTGCAGATAACATAATACTGATTGACGAGACGTGAGGTGGAGTTAATgcgaggctggaggtttggagacagactctGGAGTCTATAAGTTTCAGCTTGAGCAAAATTAAAATAGAATACATGGAGTGCAAGTTTAGTGACATGACTTACGAGGCAAacgtggaagtgaggcttgacatacaagtcatccccaagagagaaaGCTTCAAGTATCTTGGTTCTATCATCAAGATAAttgggagattgacgaggatgtcacacatcgtattatAGTGGGgttggatgaaatggaggcttgcaTCAGGTATCTTGTGTGGTACGAATGTTCCACAAAgccttaaaggtaagttctataaggTGGTCGTTAGACCGACATATTGTATGGGACAAAGTGCAGACATCTAAGAATTCCCATGTTCAGAAGAAAAAGTAgcaaaaatgaggatgttgagatggatgtgtgtgtatgtgtgtgtactAGGTGATATGATTAGGAATGAAGACATTTGTGACAAGGTAGAAGTGGCTCTCGTGGTGGATAAGATGCGAGAAGCAAGACAAATGGTTTgagcatgtgaagaggagatgcACATATGCCTCATTGAGGAGGTGTAGGAGGTTGGCGATGGGGGGTCTTAGGAGAGGTAGAGGCAGATCGAAGAAGTATtgaggagaggtgattaggcaggttATGACTCACCTTCAGCTTACCGAGAATATAGCCATGGATAGGAGGATGTAGATGTCAATAATTAGGGTAGTAGTAGCAGTCTCGTATTACTTTGGCTTATATTTCTATTACTACCTACTGcttctttctctttgatttttctattattttgttgtAGCTACTGCTTCTCTTTTCATGGCTTCTTTACTactttatttcctttttactACTGTCGGTTTTTGCTTTTTTTGAGCCAATGATCTATTGGAATaatctctctaccttcacaaggtaggggtaatgtCTATGTATACACTATCCTCCTCAAATTCTACTTATGGGATTCCACTAGGATTGTTGTTATTGTCGAGTCTAAACTAGTACTAGTAGTGAAGGATGTACCATAAAGTCAATAGATTCAATTGAACTAATAATTTTAACACTccgtcatatatatatatatatatatagagagagagagagagtaataTAAATGTAAACTTGAGCAagagtaaaataaataaaaacttgaTTGTTATTGAAACTGAAAAATTGATAATACAAGTTAAAAACTTATAATAATATATTAGAGAGAGAGCTCTAATCaattctagagagagagagagagagaattctttCTCAAGTGATAGTGTAAGGTATGTGTTTTAAGTGATAGGAAGCTATTTATAGCCAAAAACTAAAAATTACTTAGTGTTTTCTAATGTCATTCATGATGTCATTAGAAGTAAGTGCTAGATGATGTCATGGATGATGTCAGTTGTGATGTCACATTGATGTAGTTTCTGATTAATTTCTTAGAACATTAAATCAtggtcttcttcttcctcttcttctgatgATTTTTCAGACAAATTGCTTGATTTTGTTGACCTGGAACTTGTGTCTTGAGGAAATCAAGAATTTTCTTCATTTCCTAAATAAAATTAAGCCTGCTGCTGGAATCAGCTAGTTGTGCCTTTGCAATAGAATTTtgttgtaaaaataaaatttgagcaGCATCTATGATAGCAAGATGTTGCGGATGAGATAGAAACCACTTGTCTACTGCTGGCACTAGGAGTGTCAATGAATATTTAAAAACCAACAAAGACGACCGAACCTTACCGCACCGAACCGAATTTTAGGTTTCTTTAATAAAACCGTAAGTTTTTATTtaaatctataaccgtaccgataattagggtatgttttttaattttataaaaacgAACCttaaaaataccgaaccgtaccgaatacatttacatgaaaaaaatatgtttatatattaagtttaaaaataataaaacattaaaTTTTTTCTTGCTTTGGAATTATGAAAACGTTTACAAgacaacaagtaattaaactcaaaatcttaaTTCTTAAACCTATTATActactcctattgaaactaaattatttccatcatattcactagcaagacacaaggtattcTAGTGATTATGAGTaacaaactacaatgtattgcaTATGTTTTCTTTCATatgatttaaatttatatttttaaatatttaatcatctatagactttattctcgAGTTCAAGCTTGCTTAATATCTTTTAACTCGTGTGATTtgtattttctttgtctttgcttagtttcttttacatTTGATGAATCTATACTCTAATCATCTTTCATGTATTCTTAATTCATCAACCTTTAAATAGTAAAAAAAGTCTAGAGAGTTTttctaagtcctataaaagtatgtatgttattgcattctgcTTCTACTAGTGCttttaaatgacattttaaaaaaTACCGAAGATTAAATCGAACCGTATATCGAAGAGAAACCAACATGATTGGTACGGTTTCTACAGTCTAATTttagttatacataatagaataaccaaaaaattggtatggtacaaattttataaaacaaccgaccgaaccgaaccattgacacccctagccTGATATGGATTTTGACTGAACCACAGTGGTTGATGAATGTGTTGGTATTACTGTGTTTAACATCAGAAAATTAGAGAAGCAAACAAACgttagttcaataaacaaatcGTAAAATAATTCCAagcccactgaatgcacagtgtgtccttacaaaatttaatcccctcactgttTCCCAA includes these proteins:
- the LOC107818996 gene encoding protein MICRORCHIDIA 6-like, whose translation is MASETTKGEIILPVNVARTILETKFHVIKGIPQEITTHRLSLDPKFRPIKQKRMPQSELDNIGDHGSRIIIYNLWLNNEGKMELDFQSGPEDIRISCDAESGKSCSSTSVSDLHLANTLQYSLRAYLSILYLKIPENFCILLRGRIVEYHNIARDLKYPKSIVYKPQNGGCKEGSIIISIGFLKELLGINIHGFNVYHRNRLILPFWNVAGSSTARSRGVLGVLETNFIQPTHNKQDFEKTPLFQKLENRLKEMTWEYWDYHCGLIGYHATKRLYKPSQVSSESRQKHATTKRKDHDHSIEPEILKLKAGLRVNLTGPESIQNPPASTTTSHLEDQEMVLLLKENKRLNARCSEYEKMDEELNAKVTLLRKELKEAQREYGRLLIESGSLEYPKMESTVTL